A single region of the Enterococcus mundtii genome encodes:
- a CDS encoding TetR/AcrR family transcriptional regulator, with translation MMKKNDLRVKRTNKMIIEAFLRLLETKSMERITIQEIADEAMINRATFYAHFKDKQDLYEHLFHIAIQTFTSILDLEPLMEDNKLKLKRVNRALTQIYQLVAENKAIFITTLDGTSIEFFRKKLKIFLSEKYATIFDRLKITENELEVPIDFITEYITAIFTGTLHWWVTSDTEMTPQQLATLVIKLVGNGHLTVLGIEIEK, from the coding sequence ATGATGAAGAAAAACGATCTTCGAGTGAAACGTACCAATAAAATGATTATTGAAGCATTCTTACGTTTACTAGAAACAAAAAGTATGGAGCGAATCACGATCCAAGAAATTGCCGATGAAGCAATGATCAATCGTGCGACTTTTTATGCTCATTTCAAAGATAAACAAGATCTTTATGAGCATTTATTCCATATCGCTATCCAGACATTTACCTCGATCTTAGATTTGGAACCCTTGATGGAAGACAATAAATTGAAGCTGAAACGGGTCAACCGCGCCTTAACTCAAATTTACCAATTGGTGGCTGAGAACAAAGCCATATTTATTACGACTTTGGACGGCACTTCGATCGAGTTTTTCAGGAAAAAGTTAAAAATTTTCTTATCAGAAAAATACGCCACTATCTTTGATCGTCTAAAAATCACAGAGAACGAACTAGAAGTACCTATTGACTTTATCACAGAATACATAACTGCCATTTTCACCGGTACTTTACATTGGTGGGTCACTAGTGATACCGAGATGACACCACAGCAGTTAGCTACTTTAGTCATCAAATTAGTGGGAAATGGTCACTTGACCGTCTTAGGGATCGAGATTGAAAAATAA
- a CDS encoding DUF2969 domain-containing protein translates to MSKKNKDIEVRTEEIKKTIKGNTYEVTQLFIGKKMIGEILAYGPKEFEIFLGEEDFGKEKSLENAIETVIRHWNLHE, encoded by the coding sequence ATGTCAAAAAAGAATAAAGATATTGAAGTGCGTACCGAAGAGATCAAAAAAACGATCAAAGGGAACACATATGAGGTAACGCAGTTATTTATTGGTAAAAAAATGATCGGTGAAATTTTAGCGTATGGCCCAAAAGAATTTGAGATTTTCTTGGGAGAAGAAGACTTTGGCAAAGAAAAAAGTCTTGAAAATGCGATAGAAACAGTAATTCGTCATTGGAATTTACACGAATAA
- a CDS encoding ROK family protein — translation MGILAFDFGGSAVKYGYWEQETLTHKGQFTTPATWKEMKAQLSLVFQQLSQEVAISGVAFSAPCVVNSQRQVIEGISAIPYIHGFDIYTELEELFGLPVAMENDANCAGMAEFYEGAARGYQNVAFVVIGTGVGGAMFTNGELNKGAHLYGGEFGLMFLNGEHTFSTLGTAVQMAWRYCERKGLDKHTFSGKEVFELAENGDPLAQEEVESFYDYLTKGLFSIQFSFDPEVIVLGGGISAKEGLLTEINQRMKKLTNHFGLNDFDPLITLCEYRNDANLIGAAANYLAQHEAGK, via the coding sequence ATGGGGATTTTAGCATTCGATTTTGGTGGTTCAGCTGTCAAATATGGTTATTGGGAACAAGAAACACTAACACATAAAGGTCAGTTCACAACACCAGCTACATGGAAAGAAATGAAAGCGCAATTATCATTGGTATTCCAACAATTATCACAAGAAGTAGCAATCAGTGGGGTCGCCTTTAGTGCACCATGTGTTGTGAACAGCCAACGACAAGTAATTGAAGGTATCAGCGCGATCCCTTATATCCATGGGTTTGATATTTATACTGAATTAGAGGAATTATTTGGTCTGCCAGTTGCTATGGAAAATGATGCGAATTGCGCGGGAATGGCTGAGTTTTATGAAGGTGCTGCTCGTGGCTATCAAAATGTTGCTTTTGTAGTAATTGGTACAGGCGTAGGTGGTGCGATGTTCACTAATGGTGAATTGAATAAAGGCGCTCATCTTTATGGCGGAGAATTTGGCTTGATGTTTCTTAATGGGGAGCATACATTCAGTACATTAGGAACGGCAGTCCAAATGGCGTGGCGGTATTGTGAACGCAAAGGATTAGATAAACATACCTTTAGTGGAAAAGAAGTCTTTGAATTAGCAGAAAATGGTGATCCGCTCGCACAAGAAGAAGTTGAATCTTTTTATGATTATTTAACAAAAGGATTATTTAGTATTCAATTTTCTTTTGATCCAGAAGTGATCGTATTGGGTGGCGGAATTTCTGCAAAAGAGGGATTACTGACAGAAATCAATCAACGGATGAAAAAATTGACGAATCATTTTGGGTTGAATGATTTTGATCCATTGATCACCCTGTGTGAGTATCGCAATGATGCGAACCTGATAGGGGCAGCAGCAAATTATCTAGCGCAACACGAAGCAGGAAAATAA
- a CDS encoding GNAT family N-acetyltransferase, with translation MFQQLNKSDLPWALLLEADPDKNKVIAYVTNGDGFIWKEQDEVIGVLVYEIRETECEIMNVSVADAHQGRGIGGKLIDHALEQFSKECKQPTKILIRTGSITNPALHLYQKKGFKEVSREKDYFINNYPEPIYEEGILLRDQVTLSKEL, from the coding sequence ATGTTTCAACAATTGAACAAAAGTGACTTACCATGGGCATTACTACTAGAAGCCGATCCTGATAAAAACAAAGTGATCGCTTATGTGACCAATGGCGATGGATTTATCTGGAAAGAGCAGGATGAAGTGATTGGTGTGCTTGTTTATGAAATCAGAGAAACGGAATGTGAGATCATGAATGTTTCTGTTGCTGATGCGCATCAAGGAAGAGGAATCGGTGGCAAGCTGATTGACCATGCACTCGAACAGTTTAGCAAAGAATGCAAACAACCAACAAAAATACTGATCCGTACAGGAAGTATCACGAATCCAGCGTTACATCTTTATCAAAAAAAAGGCTTTAAAGAAGTATCAAGAGAAAAGGATTACTTCATCAATAACTACCCAGAACCAATCTATGAAGAAGGAATACTTCTGAGAGATCAAGTCACTTTATCCAAAGAATTATAG
- the yidD gene encoding membrane protein insertion efficiency factor YidD translates to MKKILIYLVRGYQRFISPAFPPSCRYYPTCSNYMIQAIQVHGALKGTLMGTARIFRCHPFVKGGIDYVPRNFRLTRNKEDQSMPDYKKYKK, encoded by the coding sequence ATGAAAAAGATTTTAATTTATTTAGTTCGAGGATATCAGCGTTTTATTTCACCTGCGTTCCCACCAAGTTGTCGGTATTATCCAACTTGTTCTAATTACATGATCCAAGCCATCCAAGTACATGGTGCGCTCAAAGGAACCCTAATGGGAACAGCACGCATCTTTCGTTGCCACCCATTTGTGAAAGGCGGTATCGATTATGTGCCTCGTAACTTTCGTTTGACGCGTAATAAAGAAGATCAATCGATGCCAGACTATAAAAAATACAAAAAATAG
- a CDS encoding DNA-directed RNA polymerase subunit beta has translation MTSPRYILISLVKILAVILLVLLLFIIGTMIGYGLIGGGSPFKVFQPSLWLHIFDFFS, from the coding sequence ATGACGAGTCCACGCTATATTTTGATAAGTTTGGTAAAAATTTTAGCTGTCATTTTACTTGTACTCCTATTATTCATCATTGGAACAATGATCGGATATGGTTTGATTGGCGGTGGAAGTCCATTCAAGGTCTTTCAACCGAGCTTATGGTTGCATATCTTCGATTTCTTTAGTTAA
- the murA gene encoding UDP-N-acetylglucosamine 1-carboxyvinyltransferase: MEEIIVKGGNQLKGTVKIEGAKNAVLPILAASLLAEEGTTVLDNVPILSDVFTMNQVIRHLNVDVAFDEENNRVTLDASRELEIEAPYEYVSQMRASIVVMGPLLARNGHAKVAMPGGCAIGKRPIDLHLKGFQALGAKIIQKNGYIEAIADQLIGNTIYLDFPSVGATQNIMMAAVKAKGTTIIENVAREPEIVDLANILNKMGANVYGAGTETMRIEGVDHLHAVNHSIVQDRIEAGTFMVAAAMTEGNLLIADAISEHNRPLISKLIEMGATITEEDGGVRVIGPKHILPTDVKTMPHPGFPTDMQAQMTAIQLVAEGTSVVTETVFENRFQHLEEMRRMNAHVKIDGNIAIMDGNHELQGAEVYATDLRAAAALVLAGLKANGITRVRNLKYLDRGYYNFHIKLQQLGADVERVNVEETPVEKTPQTIA, from the coding sequence ATGGAAGAGATCATCGTAAAAGGTGGCAATCAATTAAAAGGAACAGTAAAGATCGAAGGAGCAAAGAATGCGGTATTGCCGATTTTAGCCGCAAGTTTATTGGCTGAAGAAGGAACGACCGTTTTAGATAATGTGCCAATTCTTTCTGACGTGTTCACTATGAATCAAGTGATCCGTCATTTGAACGTAGATGTAGCGTTTGATGAAGAGAATAATCGTGTGACACTTGATGCATCGAGAGAATTAGAAATTGAAGCACCTTATGAATACGTAAGCCAAATGCGTGCGTCAATCGTTGTGATGGGACCATTATTGGCTAGAAATGGTCATGCAAAAGTTGCAATGCCTGGTGGATGTGCGATTGGAAAACGTCCGATCGATTTACACCTAAAAGGTTTTCAAGCCTTGGGTGCAAAAATCATTCAAAAGAATGGTTATATCGAAGCAATCGCCGATCAACTGATCGGAAATACGATCTATTTAGATTTTCCAAGTGTTGGTGCGACACAAAACATCATGATGGCTGCTGTCAAAGCAAAAGGCACGACGATCATTGAAAACGTCGCACGTGAACCTGAAATCGTTGATTTAGCGAATATCTTAAATAAAATGGGTGCGAATGTTTATGGCGCTGGTACAGAAACGATGCGTATCGAAGGCGTTGATCATTTGCATGCAGTCAACCATTCAATCGTCCAAGACCGTATCGAAGCTGGTACTTTCATGGTAGCAGCAGCAATGACTGAAGGCAATCTATTGATCGCTGATGCGATTTCTGAGCATAATCGTCCATTGATCTCTAAATTGATCGAAATGGGTGCAACGATCACTGAAGAAGACGGTGGCGTTCGTGTCATCGGACCAAAACATATTTTACCAACAGATGTAAAAACAATGCCACATCCTGGTTTCCCAACGGATATGCAAGCACAAATGACTGCTATCCAGTTGGTTGCAGAAGGTACAAGTGTTGTGACTGAAACAGTCTTTGAGAACCGTTTCCAACATCTTGAAGAAATGCGCAGAATGAATGCACATGTAAAAATCGATGGCAACATTGCAATCATGGATGGTAATCACGAATTACAAGGTGCTGAAGTCTATGCAACAGATCTAAGAGCAGCAGCAGCGCTCGTATTAGCTGGTTTGAAAGCAAATGGAATCACACGCGTTCGTAACCTAAAATATTTAGATCGTGGCTATTATAATTTCCATATTAAATTGCAACAATTAGGTGCAGATGTGGAACGTGTAAATGTAGAAGAAACACCAGTCGAAAAAACACCACAAACAATCGCTTAA
- a CDS encoding DUF1146 family protein has translation MQVYGIDAIIRIVSHLAFIYLAFWSLRSLRVDAFFRSMHTTQIRMAIVLFSIFLGYTASSFFLEIIALCRNLFVSL, from the coding sequence ATGCAAGTATATGGTATTGATGCAATCATTCGGATCGTTAGTCATTTGGCATTTATTTACTTAGCCTTTTGGTCTTTGCGTTCTTTACGCGTTGACGCTTTTTTTCGTTCAATGCATACGACACAAATTAGAATGGCAATTGTCCTTTTTTCAATTTTTTTAGGGTATACAGCGAGCAGTTTTTTCTTAGAGATCATTGCGCTATGTCGAAATCTTTTCGTCAGCCTATAA
- a CDS encoding ISL3-like element ISEfa11 family transposase, translating to MNDSIKKMLRIIEKDLMITEVSYETLQKKKTLVVDAVLSPTPRACRSCGSTVVDGNGKAIIVKNGKKETIVRFEQYNHMPLVMRLKKQRYTCKNCRTHWTAQSYFVQSRHSIANHVRYKIASLLTEKVSLSFIAKSCQVSLTTVIRTLKEFKSYLPKQSKKILPRVLMVDEFRSHASIEDKMSFICADGETGKLIDVLPTRKLPRLTSYFLKCTNPEEVEFLVTDMNAAYFQLTKRVLPNAKIVIDRFHIVKHMNQAFNELRIREMNELRKAGQKSQAEKLKKNWRFLLKNRANINHYEYKTWKSFRAPKYPFLTEAMMIDRLLEFSTPLKEAYPFFHELVEAFRDKDPDLFFSLLAELPETLDDSFREKLQNLLTYEEGITNAMIYPYSNGKIEAKNTHIKTMKRVSYGFKSFENMRIRIFLINQLIKVR from the coding sequence ATGAATGATTCTATCAAAAAAATGCTGAGAATAATAGAGAAAGATTTGATGATTACAGAGGTCTCTTACGAGACCCTTCAGAAGAAAAAGACGTTGGTCGTCGATGCTGTTCTCTCGCCTACTCCTCGTGCTTGTAGAAGTTGTGGTTCTACTGTGGTAGATGGAAACGGGAAAGCAATTATAGTGAAAAATGGAAAAAAAGAAACGATTGTCCGTTTTGAACAATACAATCATATGCCTTTGGTTATGCGCCTAAAAAAGCAGCGCTATACCTGTAAAAACTGCCGAACCCATTGGACTGCTCAAAGTTATTTTGTCCAATCCAGACATTCAATCGCAAATCATGTTAGATATAAAATTGCTTCTTTACTGACTGAAAAAGTATCTTTATCTTTTATTGCGAAAAGCTGTCAGGTATCTTTGACCACTGTTATTCGTACATTGAAAGAGTTTAAAAGCTATTTACCAAAGCAATCTAAGAAGATTCTCCCAAGAGTATTGATGGTTGATGAATTTCGTTCGCATGCTTCCATAGAAGATAAAATGAGCTTTATTTGCGCAGATGGCGAAACAGGAAAATTAATAGATGTTTTGCCTACGCGTAAATTACCTCGATTAACAAGCTATTTCTTAAAGTGTACCAATCCAGAAGAAGTAGAATTCTTGGTGACAGACATGAACGCCGCCTACTTCCAGCTCACCAAACGTGTTCTGCCAAATGCGAAAATAGTGATTGATCGGTTTCATATTGTCAAACACATGAATCAAGCGTTCAATGAGTTGCGTATCCGTGAAATGAATGAACTTCGTAAAGCAGGACAGAAAAGCCAGGCAGAAAAACTGAAAAAGAACTGGCGCTTTTTGCTAAAAAATCGTGCAAACATCAACCATTATGAATACAAAACATGGAAAAGTTTCCGAGCACCAAAATACCCATTTCTTACTGAAGCAATGATGATTGATCGATTGCTTGAGTTTTCTACGCCCCTAAAGGAGGCGTATCCCTTTTTTCATGAATTAGTTGAAGCCTTTCGAGACAAAGACCCTGACTTATTTTTCTCCTTATTAGCAGAACTTCCCGAAACGTTGGATGACAGCTTTCGGGAAAAGCTTCAAAACCTTCTGACCTATGAAGAAGGCATCACCAACGCAATGATCTATCCTTATTCCAATGGAAAAATAGAAGCGAAGAATACCCACATAAAGACAATGAAACGAGTATCCTACGGATTTAAATCATTCGAGAACATGAGAATTAGAATCTTTTTGATCAATCAATTAATCAAAGTAAGATAA
- a CDS encoding F0F1 ATP synthase subunit epsilon — protein MDQYLTVNVVTPDGLVYDHHAAIVVARTTAGELGILPQHAPIIVPLTIDEVRVKRTDSDTHVDWIAVNGGIMEVRDNLVSIVADSAERERDIDVTRAERAKQRAERQIEEAKQKEDKNELKRATVALHRAVNRINVSKHK, from the coding sequence ATGGATCAATATTTAACTGTTAATGTGGTTACTCCCGATGGTTTAGTTTATGATCACCATGCGGCAATCGTTGTTGCACGCACTACTGCTGGCGAACTTGGTATTTTACCACAGCATGCGCCAATCATCGTGCCTTTAACGATCGATGAAGTTCGTGTGAAGCGGACAGATTCAGATACACACGTTGACTGGATCGCTGTGAACGGCGGCATCATGGAAGTTCGCGATAACTTAGTTTCAATCGTCGCAGATAGTGCGGAACGTGAACGAGATATCGACGTCACTCGAGCAGAACGCGCAAAACAACGTGCTGAACGCCAAATCGAAGAAGCCAAACAAAAAGAAGATAAGAATGAACTGAAACGGGCAACTGTTGCGTTACACCGCGCAGTGAACCGTATCAATGTATCAAAACATAAGTGA
- the atpD gene encoding F0F1 ATP synthase subunit beta gives MSSGKIVQVIGPVVDVEFSLDQSLPDINNALVVYKNDEQKSKVVLEAALELGDGVIRTIAMESTDGLQRGMEVIDTSKAISVPVGTETLGRVFNVLGETIDLEAPFPEDAQRSEIHKKAPNFDELSTSTEILETGIKVIDLLAPYLKGGKVGLFGGAGVGKTVLIQELIHNIAQEHGGISVFTGVGERTREGNDLYYEMKDSGVIEKTAMVFGQMNEPPGARMRVALTGLTIAEYFRDVEGQDVLLFIDNIFRFTQAGSEVSALLGRMPSAVGYQPTLATEMGQLQERITSTKKGSITSIQAIYVPADDYTDPAPATTFAHLDATTNLERKLTEQGIYPAVDPLASSSSALSPEIVGEEHYKVATEVQHVLQRYRELQDIIAILGMDELSDQEKILVSRARRIQFFLSQNFNVAEQFTGLPGSYVPVEETVKGFREILEGKYDDLPEEAFRSVGRIEDVVEKAKKLGY, from the coding sequence ATGAGTTCAGGCAAGATTGTTCAAGTAATCGGTCCCGTTGTCGACGTGGAATTTTCTTTAGACCAATCCTTACCAGATATCAACAACGCATTAGTTGTTTATAAAAATGATGAGCAAAAATCAAAAGTTGTTCTTGAAGCAGCATTAGAATTAGGTGACGGTGTGATCCGTACGATCGCAATGGAATCGACGGATGGACTACAACGTGGAATGGAAGTCATCGACACAAGTAAAGCGATCTCTGTACCAGTTGGAACAGAAACATTAGGTCGTGTGTTCAACGTGTTAGGTGAAACAATCGATTTGGAAGCACCATTTCCAGAGGATGCCCAAAGAAGCGAGATCCACAAGAAAGCACCAAATTTTGATGAATTAAGCACAAGTACAGAGATTCTTGAAACTGGGATCAAAGTCATTGACTTATTAGCACCTTATTTAAAAGGTGGGAAAGTTGGATTGTTTGGAGGTGCCGGTGTTGGTAAAACCGTACTGATCCAAGAATTGATCCATAATATCGCCCAAGAACATGGGGGAATCTCAGTGTTTACCGGTGTTGGTGAACGTACCCGTGAAGGAAACGATCTGTATTACGAAATGAAAGATTCAGGCGTAATCGAAAAAACAGCGATGGTGTTTGGACAAATGAATGAGCCACCAGGTGCTCGTATGCGTGTCGCACTAACTGGATTGACGATTGCGGAATATTTCCGTGATGTCGAAGGACAAGACGTGCTCTTATTTATTGATAATATTTTCCGTTTCACCCAAGCAGGTTCGGAAGTATCTGCCTTACTAGGACGTATGCCATCAGCGGTTGGTTATCAACCAACCTTAGCGACTGAAATGGGACAACTCCAAGAACGGATCACTTCAACGAAAAAAGGTTCGATCACTTCGATCCAAGCAATCTACGTGCCAGCGGATGACTATACTGACCCAGCGCCAGCAACGACATTTGCCCATTTAGATGCAACGACAAACTTGGAACGTAAATTGACCGAACAAGGGATCTATCCAGCCGTTGACCCACTTGCTTCTTCATCAAGTGCGTTATCTCCTGAAATCGTAGGAGAAGAACACTACAAAGTAGCGACTGAAGTACAACATGTATTACAACGTTACCGTGAATTGCAAGACATCATCGCTATTTTAGGGATGGATGAATTATCAGATCAAGAAAAAATATTGGTTTCACGCGCTCGTCGAATCCAATTCTTCTTATCACAAAACTTCAATGTAGCTGAACAATTCACAGGTCTTCCAGGTTCTTATGTACCAGTTGAAGAAACTGTCAAAGGCTTCCGTGAGATTCTTGAAGGTAAATACGATGATCTTCCTGAAGAAGCATTCCGCAGTGTCGGCCGAATCGAAGACGTTGTCGAAAAAGCGAAAAAACTAGGCTACTAG